A single region of the Mycobacterium avium subsp. avium genome encodes:
- a CDS encoding DUF4185 domain-containing protein has translation MSAAHTRLVARCSLALTLLAPQWFTAARADPPAPEPEPIVGPLAPGQVLRIGPTAGTGTPTGDYGIGATDLCEFVEFPTELLQVCGDSFAGQGVGFGGWYAPVALRVDTASVDDPAGVRYTGVTGISNPLLADPAPPGASQLPAGVVQINRRNYLMVTTTKNLEPQSSRLVTAEPVRAGWQTIPGSTRPASYQGGSQTQISGYYDPIPTEESPSGWVYIVADSFTRRDPVVLYRVTPQAFTDRSRWQGWAAGPQGGWGKPPTPLWPDAVGEMCIRQIDGKAVLSYFNATTGNMEVRVADDPRMLGDAPVTTVVQHDEWPEPAESLPPPYDNRLAQPYGGYISPGSTLDELRIFVSQWDTRARVAAPYRVIQFAVNPFKPGQP, from the coding sequence GTGAGCGCCGCGCACACTCGACTGGTCGCGCGGTGTTCGCTTGCATTGACTTTGCTTGCGCCGCAATGGTTTACCGCGGCGCGCGCCGACCCGCCGGCGCCCGAACCGGAACCCATCGTGGGCCCGCTGGCGCCCGGCCAGGTGCTGCGCATCGGCCCCACCGCCGGAACCGGCACTCCCACAGGCGATTACGGGATCGGCGCCACCGACCTGTGTGAGTTCGTGGAATTTCCCACCGAACTGCTGCAGGTGTGCGGCGACAGCTTCGCGGGCCAGGGCGTCGGATTCGGCGGCTGGTATGCGCCGGTGGCCCTGCGCGTCGACACCGCGTCCGTCGACGACCCGGCCGGGGTGCGCTACACCGGCGTCACCGGGATCAGCAATCCGCTGCTGGCCGACCCCGCCCCGCCTGGCGCCTCGCAGCTGCCCGCCGGGGTGGTGCAGATCAACCGGCGCAACTACCTGATGGTGACGACCACGAAAAACCTTGAGCCGCAAAGCTCCCGGCTGGTGACCGCCGAACCGGTGCGGGCGGGCTGGCAGACGATCCCGGGGTCCACGCGGCCCGCCTCGTATCAGGGCGGCTCGCAGACCCAGATCAGCGGCTATTACGACCCGATACCCACCGAGGAATCGCCGAGCGGCTGGGTGTACATCGTGGCCGACAGTTTCACCCGCCGGGATCCGGTCGTGCTGTACCGGGTGACCCCGCAGGCCTTCACCGACCGGTCCCGGTGGCAGGGCTGGGCGGCCGGACCGCAAGGCGGGTGGGGGAAGCCGCCGACCCCGCTGTGGCCGGACGCGGTGGGCGAGATGTGCATCCGGCAGATCGACGGCAAGGCCGTGCTGAGTTATTTCAATGCCACCACGGGCAACATGGAGGTCCGGGTCGCCGACGACCCGAGGATGCTGGGTGACGCGCCGGTCACCACGGTGGTGCAGCACGACGAGTGGCCCGAGCCGGCGGAAAGCCTGCCGCCGCCCTACGACAACCGGCTCGCGCAGCCCTACGGCGGCTACATCTCGCCCGGCTCCACGCTCGACGAGCTGCGCATCTTCGTGAGCCAGTGGGACACCCGCGCGCGGGTGGCCGCTCCCTACCGGGTCATCCAGTTCGCGGTGAACCCGTTCAAGCCGGGCCAACCTTGA
- a CDS encoding DEDDh family exonuclease — protein sequence MSAVCWGRPASEPDAGWAVIDVETSGFRPGQARIISLAVLGLDAGGKVEQSVVSLLNPGVDPGPTHVHGLTAAMLEDQPQFADIAGDVVEVLRGRTLVAHNVAFDYAFLAAEAELAGIELPVDTVMCTVELARRLDLGIDNLRLETLAAHWGVTQQRPHDAFDDAMVLTGVLASALQRARERDIWLPVHPVTRRRWPNGRVTHDELRPLKVLASRMPCPYLNPGPYVGGRPLVQGMRVALAAEVERTHEELVERILHAGLAYSDTVDRETSLVVCNDPAAEHGKGYLARQLGVPVISDAQFLDCVRAVIGGTSMDEFTDATPDPQLALF from the coding sequence ATGAGCGCGGTGTGCTGGGGTCGTCCGGCCAGCGAGCCGGACGCGGGATGGGCCGTCATCGACGTCGAGACCTCGGGCTTTCGCCCGGGTCAGGCTCGCATCATCAGCCTTGCGGTGCTCGGGCTGGACGCCGGCGGCAAGGTCGAGCAGTCGGTGGTGAGCCTGCTCAACCCGGGCGTGGATCCGGGCCCCACCCACGTGCACGGCCTGACCGCCGCCATGCTGGAAGACCAGCCGCAGTTCGCCGACATCGCGGGCGACGTGGTCGAGGTGCTGCGCGGCCGCACCCTGGTCGCCCACAACGTGGCCTTCGACTACGCCTTCCTCGCCGCCGAGGCCGAACTCGCCGGCATCGAACTTCCCGTCGACACCGTGATGTGCACGGTCGAGCTGGCCCGGCGGCTGGACCTGGGCATCGACAACCTGCGGCTGGAGACGCTGGCGGCGCACTGGGGCGTGACCCAGCAGCGGCCGCACGACGCCTTCGACGACGCCATGGTGCTGACCGGCGTGCTGGCCTCGGCGCTGCAGCGGGCCCGGGAACGCGACATCTGGCTGCCGGTGCATCCGGTGACCCGCCGCCGCTGGCCCAACGGCCGCGTCACCCACGACGAGCTGCGCCCGCTGAAGGTGCTGGCTTCCCGGATGCCCTGCCCCTATCTCAACCCGGGCCCCTACGTGGGCGGCCGGCCACTCGTCCAGGGCATGCGCGTCGCACTGGCCGCCGAGGTCGAGCGCACGCACGAAGAACTCGTCGAGCGGATCCTGCACGCCGGGCTGGCCTACAGCGACACCGTGGACCGGGAGACCTCGCTGGTGGTGTGCAACGACCCCGCCGCCGAGCACGGCAAAGGCTATCTGGCCCGGCAATTGGGGGTGCCGGTGATCTCCGACGCGCAGTTTTTGGACTGCGTTCGCGCCGTCATCGGCGGCACCAGCATGGACGAGTTCACCGACGCCACGCCCGATCCGCAGCTGGCGCTGTTCTGA
- a CDS encoding aspartate kinase produces MALVVQKYGGSSVANADRIRRVAERIVATKKQGNDVVVVVSAMGDTTDDLMDLAQQVCPAPPPRELDMLLTAGERISNALVAMAIESLGAQARSFTGSQAGVITTGTHGNAKIIDVTPGRLQAALDEGRIVLVAGFQGVSQDTRDVTTLGRGGSDTTAVALAAALGADVCEIYTDVDGIFSADPRIVHNARKLDTVTFEEMLEMAACGAKVLMLRCVEYARRYNIPVHVRSSYSDKEGTVVVGSIKDKPMEDPILTGVAHDRSEAKVTVVGIPDIPGYAARVFRAVADADVNIDMVLQNVSKVEDGKTDITFTCSREAGPTAVAKLDALKDEIGFTQLLYDDHIGKVSLIGAGMRSHPGVTATFCEALAQVGVNIELISTSEIRISVLCRDTELDKAVVALHEAFGLGGAETATVYAGTGR; encoded by the coding sequence GTGGCGCTCGTCGTGCAGAAGTACGGCGGATCCTCGGTGGCCAACGCCGATCGGATCCGGCGCGTGGCCGAGCGCATCGTCGCCACCAAGAAGCAGGGCAACGACGTGGTGGTCGTCGTCTCCGCGATGGGTGACACCACCGACGACCTGATGGACCTGGCCCAGCAGGTGTGTCCGGCCCCGCCGCCGCGCGAACTGGACATGCTGCTGACCGCCGGCGAGCGGATCTCCAACGCGCTGGTGGCGATGGCGATCGAGTCGCTGGGCGCCCAGGCGCGTTCGTTCACCGGCTCGCAGGCCGGGGTGATCACCACCGGCACGCACGGCAACGCCAAGATCATCGACGTCACGCCGGGACGGCTGCAGGCCGCGCTGGACGAGGGCCGCATCGTGCTGGTGGCCGGGTTCCAGGGCGTCAGCCAGGACACCCGGGACGTCACCACGCTGGGCCGCGGCGGCTCGGACACCACGGCCGTCGCCCTGGCCGCGGCGCTGGGCGCCGACGTCTGCGAGATCTACACCGACGTCGACGGCATCTTCTCCGCCGACCCCAGGATCGTGCACAACGCCCGCAAGCTGGACACGGTGACCTTCGAGGAGATGCTCGAGATGGCGGCTTGCGGCGCCAAGGTCTTGATGCTGCGCTGCGTGGAATATGCCCGCCGCTACAACATTCCGGTGCATGTCCGGTCCTCGTACTCGGACAAGGAAGGCACCGTCGTCGTCGGATCGATCAAGGACAAGCCCATGGAAGACCCCATCCTGACCGGAGTCGCGCACGACCGCAGCGAGGCCAAGGTGACCGTCGTCGGCATCCCCGACATTCCCGGCTATGCGGCGCGGGTGTTCCGGGCCGTCGCCGACGCCGACGTCAACATCGACATGGTGCTGCAGAACGTCTCCAAGGTCGAGGACGGCAAGACCGACATCACCTTCACCTGCTCGCGCGAGGCCGGGCCCACCGCGGTGGCGAAGCTGGACGCGCTGAAGGACGAGATCGGGTTCACCCAGTTGCTCTACGACGACCACATCGGCAAGGTGTCGCTGATCGGGGCCGGCATGCGCAGCCACCCGGGCGTCACCGCCACCTTCTGTGAGGCGCTGGCGCAGGTGGGCGTCAACATCGAGCTGATCTCCACCTCCGAGATCCGGATCTCGGTGCTGTGCCGCGACACGGAACTGGACAAGGCCGTGGTGGCGTTGCACGAGGCGTTCGGGCTCGGCGGCGCGGAGACCGCCACGGTGTATGCGGGGACGGGCAGATAG
- a CDS encoding aspartate-semialdehyde dehydrogenase: MVAIGVVGATGQVGQVMRRLLDERDFPATSVRFFASSRSQGRKLEFRGAEIEVEDAATADPTGLDIALFSAGKTMSLVQAPRFAAAGVTVIDNSSAWRKDPDVPLVVSEVNFERDAHRRPKGIIANPNCTTMAAMPVLKVLHDEAGLQRLVVSSYQAVSGSGIAGVEELATQARAVIDGAEQLVHDGRAASFPAPQTYVAPIAFNVVPLAGSLVDDGSGETDEDQKLRHESRKILGIPDLAVSGTCVRVPVFTGHSLSINAEFARPLSPERARELLDGAPGVKVVDVPTPLAAAGVDESLVGRIRRDPGVPDGRGLALFISGDNLRKGAALNTIQIAELLAAQL; this comes from the coding sequence ATGGTTGCTATTGGAGTTGTTGGCGCCACCGGCCAGGTCGGCCAGGTGATGCGCCGGCTGCTCGACGAGCGTGACTTCCCGGCGACCTCGGTGCGGTTCTTCGCGTCGTCGCGCTCGCAGGGCCGCAAGCTGGAATTCCGGGGCGCCGAGATCGAGGTCGAGGACGCCGCGACGGCCGACCCGACAGGTCTGGACATCGCGCTGTTCTCCGCCGGCAAGACCATGTCGCTGGTGCAGGCGCCGCGGTTCGCCGCGGCCGGGGTGACGGTGATCGACAACTCGTCGGCGTGGCGCAAGGACCCCGACGTGCCGCTGGTGGTGTCCGAGGTCAACTTCGAGAGGGACGCGCACCGTCGCCCCAAGGGCATCATCGCCAACCCGAACTGCACCACCATGGCCGCCATGCCGGTGCTCAAGGTGCTGCACGACGAGGCCGGGCTGCAACGCCTGGTGGTGTCCAGCTACCAGGCGGTGTCCGGCAGCGGGATCGCCGGGGTCGAGGAGCTGGCCACCCAGGCGCGCGCGGTCATCGACGGCGCCGAGCAGCTGGTGCACGACGGGCGCGCGGCGTCGTTCCCGGCGCCCCAGACCTACGTCGCGCCGATCGCCTTCAACGTGGTGCCGCTGGCCGGGTCGCTGGTCGACGACGGCTCCGGCGAGACCGACGAGGACCAGAAGCTGCGGCACGAGAGCCGCAAGATCCTGGGCATCCCCGACCTGGCGGTCAGCGGGACCTGCGTGCGGGTGCCGGTGTTCACCGGGCACTCGCTGTCGATCAACGCCGAATTCGCCCGGCCGCTGTCCCCGGAGCGGGCCCGCGAGCTGCTCGACGGCGCGCCCGGGGTCAAGGTGGTCGACGTGCCGACCCCGCTGGCGGCTGCCGGCGTCGACGAATCCCTGGTCGGCCGGATCCGGCGCGACCCGGGGGTGCCCGACGGGCGCGGCCTGGCCCTGTTCATCTCCGGTGACAACCTGCGCAAGGGCGCGGCGCTGAACACCATCCAGATCGCCGAGCTGCTGGCCGCTCAGTTGTGA
- a CDS encoding Mur ligase family protein: protein MLTTRARLALAAGASARWASRVTGRGAGAMIGGLVAMTLDRSVLRQLATGRRTVVVTGTNGKSTTTRMTAAALATMGSVATNAEGANMDAGLVAALAANRGARLAALEVDEMHVPHVSDAVRPGVVVLLNLSRDQLDRVGEINVIERTLRAGLARHPDAVVVANCDDVLMTSAAYDSPNVVWVAAGGSWANDSVSCPRSGEVIVREQGHWYSTGADFKRPSPHWWFDPQDGGNLYGPGGVALPMRLALPGAVNRGNAAQAVAAAVALGADPAAAVTAVSTVDEVAGRYRTVRVGGHDVRMLLAKNPAGWQEALSMVDPHADGVVISVNGRVPDGEDLSWLWDVRFEHFNDAFQTTPVVAAGERGTDLAVRLGYAGVEHTLVHDTVAAIESCPPGRVEVVANYTAFLALQRALARHG from the coding sequence GTGCTGACCACCCGTGCCCGCCTGGCCCTGGCCGCGGGGGCGAGCGCGCGCTGGGCGTCCCGGGTGACCGGCCGCGGCGCCGGCGCCATGATCGGCGGGCTGGTCGCGATGACGCTGGACCGCTCGGTGCTGCGGCAACTGGCCACCGGCCGGCGCACCGTCGTCGTCACCGGCACCAACGGCAAGTCGACCACCACCCGGATGACCGCCGCCGCCCTGGCCACCATGGGATCGGTGGCCACCAACGCCGAGGGCGCCAACATGGACGCCGGCCTGGTCGCGGCGCTGGCCGCCAACCGCGGCGCCCGGCTGGCCGCCCTGGAGGTCGACGAGATGCACGTGCCGCACGTGTCCGACGCCGTCCGCCCGGGCGTCGTCGTGCTGCTCAACCTGTCCCGCGACCAGCTGGACCGGGTCGGCGAGATCAACGTCATCGAGCGGACCCTGCGCGCCGGCCTGGCCCGGCACCCGGACGCGGTCGTCGTGGCCAACTGCGACGACGTGCTGATGACCTCGGCGGCCTACGACAGCCCCAACGTGGTGTGGGTGGCCGCCGGCGGCTCCTGGGCGAACGATTCGGTGAGCTGCCCGCGCAGCGGCGAGGTGATCGTCCGCGAGCAGGGGCATTGGTATTCCACCGGCGCCGACTTCAAGCGGCCCAGCCCGCACTGGTGGTTCGACCCACAGGACGGCGGCAACCTGTACGGCCCCGGCGGTGTGGCGCTGCCGATGCGGTTGGCGCTACCGGGCGCGGTGAACCGCGGCAACGCCGCCCAGGCCGTGGCGGCCGCGGTCGCGTTGGGCGCCGATCCGGCGGCGGCGGTGACGGCCGTGTCGACGGTCGACGAGGTCGCCGGCCGGTATCGCACGGTGCGGGTCGGCGGGCACGACGTCCGGATGTTGCTGGCCAAGAATCCGGCGGGCTGGCAGGAAGCGCTGTCGATGGTGGACCCGCACGCCGACGGGGTGGTCATCTCGGTCAACGGCCGGGTACCCGACGGCGAGGACCTGTCCTGGCTGTGGGACGTGCGCTTCGAGCACTTCAACGACGCGTTCCAGACCACCCCGGTGGTGGCCGCCGGGGAGCGCGGCACCGACCTGGCGGTGCGGCTCGGGTACGCGGGTGTCGAGCACACCCTGGTGCACGACACCGTCGCCGCCATCGAGTCCTGCCCGCCCGGGCGGGTGGAGGTCGTCGCCAACTACACCGCGTTCCTGGCGCTGCAACGAGCGTTGGCGCGCCATGGCTGA
- a CDS encoding type 1 glutamine amidotransferase, producing the protein MADSVVRIGLVLPDVMGTYGDGGNALVLRQRLRLRGIDAEIVELTLADPVPESLDLYTLGGAEDYAQRLATRHLLRYPGLQRAAERGAPVLAICAAVQVLGHWYETSAGERVDGVGMLDATTSPQDARHIGELVTKPLLAGLTEPLTGFENHRGGTVLGPAAAPLGAVVKGAGNRAGDGFDGVVQGSVVATYMHGPCLARNPQLADLLLGKVVGGLPELQMPEVELLRRERLAAR; encoded by the coding sequence ATGGCTGATTCGGTCGTGCGGATCGGGCTGGTGCTGCCCGACGTGATGGGCACCTACGGCGACGGAGGCAACGCGCTGGTGCTGCGGCAGCGACTGCGGCTGCGCGGCATCGACGCGGAGATCGTCGAGCTCACGCTGGCCGACCCGGTGCCCGAGTCGTTGGACCTCTACACGCTGGGCGGGGCCGAGGACTACGCGCAGCGGCTGGCCACCCGGCATCTGCTGCGCTACCCGGGCCTGCAGCGCGCCGCCGAACGCGGCGCGCCGGTGCTGGCGATCTGCGCGGCCGTCCAGGTGCTCGGGCACTGGTATGAGACGTCGGCCGGGGAGCGGGTCGACGGCGTGGGCATGCTGGACGCGACGACCTCTCCGCAGGACGCCCGCCACATCGGCGAGCTGGTCACCAAGCCGCTGCTGGCCGGCTTGACCGAGCCGTTGACCGGTTTCGAAAACCACAGGGGCGGAACGGTTTTGGGCCCCGCCGCCGCTCCCCTGGGCGCGGTGGTCAAGGGTGCGGGCAACCGCGCCGGAGACGGTTTCGACGGGGTGGTGCAGGGGTCGGTGGTCGCCACCTACATGCACGGGCCGTGCCTGGCCCGCAACCCGCAGCTGGCCGACCTGCTGCTGGGCAAGGTGGTCGGCGGGCTGCCCGAGCTGCAGATGCCCGAGGTGGAGTTGCTGCGCCGGGAGCGGCTGGCCGCCCGCTGA
- the leuA gene encoding 2-isopropylmalate synthase: MRRSEVPSDILGAITVTSHPDAFSSSRSIVKPAGPPGPGQPAWNPQRGSSMPVNRYRPFAEEVEPIRLPDRTWPDKVIDRAPLWCAVDLRDGNQALIDPMSPARKRRMFDLLVRMGYKEIEVGFPSASQTDFDFVREIITEGAIPDDVTIQVLTQCRPELIERTFAACQGAPQAIVHFYNSTSILQRRVVFRADRAAVQEIAMAGARKCVEEAAKYPETRWRFEYSPESYTGTELEYAKQVCDAVGEIIRPTPENPIIFNLPATVEMATPNVYADSIEWMSRNLARRDSIILSLHPHNDRGTAVAAAELGYVAGADRIEGCLFGNGERTGNVCLVTLGLNLFSRGVDPQIDFSNIDEIRRTVEYCNQLPVHERHPYGGDLVYTAFSGSHQDAINKGLDQMKIDADAADTDVEDMLWQVPYLPIDPKDVGRTYEAVIRVNSQSGKGGVAYIMKADHGLALPRRLQIEFSQVIQKISEGEGGEVSPKEMWDAFFEEYLAPVWPLERVKQRVDASDEDSGITSISATVKINGEQTEINGTGNGPLAAFVHALAGVGFDVAVLDYSEHAMSSGDDAQAAAYVEASVNGRTVWGVGIAPSITTASLRAVVSAVNRAARA; the protein is encoded by the coding sequence ATGCGCCGGTCTGAGGTTCCTTCTGATATCCTCGGAGCAATCACCGTGACTTCCCATCCCGACGCCTTCAGCTCGTCCCGCAGCATCGTCAAACCCGCCGGCCCGCCCGGCCCCGGACAGCCGGCCTGGAACCCCCAGCGCGGTTCCTCGATGCCGGTCAACCGGTACCGGCCGTTCGCCGAGGAGGTCGAGCCGATCCGGCTGCCCGACCGCACCTGGCCCGACAAGGTCATCGACCGTGCCCCGCTGTGGTGCGCGGTGGACCTGCGCGACGGCAACCAGGCGCTGATCGACCCGATGAGCCCGGCCCGCAAGCGCCGCATGTTCGACCTGCTGGTCCGCATGGGCTACAAGGAGATCGAGGTCGGCTTCCCGTCGGCCAGCCAGACCGACTTCGACTTCGTCCGCGAGATCATCACCGAGGGCGCCATTCCCGACGACGTCACCATTCAGGTGCTGACCCAGTGCCGGCCGGAACTGATCGAGCGCACCTTCGCCGCGTGCCAGGGCGCGCCGCAGGCCATCGTGCACTTCTACAACTCGACGTCAATCCTGCAGCGGCGCGTGGTATTTCGCGCCGACCGGGCCGCGGTGCAGGAGATCGCCATGGCCGGCGCCCGCAAGTGCGTCGAGGAGGCCGCCAAGTACCCCGAGACGCGGTGGCGGTTCGAGTACTCGCCGGAGTCCTACACCGGAACCGAACTGGAGTACGCCAAGCAGGTGTGCGACGCGGTCGGCGAAATCATAAGGCCCACACCGGAAAACCCGATCATCTTCAACCTGCCCGCCACGGTGGAGATGGCCACCCCCAATGTGTACGCCGACTCCATCGAGTGGATGAGCCGCAATCTGGCCCGCCGCGACTCCATCATCCTGAGCCTGCACCCGCACAACGACCGCGGAACCGCCGTCGCCGCAGCGGAATTGGGCTATGTGGCCGGCGCCGACCGGATCGAGGGCTGCCTGTTCGGCAACGGCGAACGCACCGGCAACGTGTGCCTGGTGACGCTGGGTCTGAACCTGTTCTCCCGCGGCGTGGACCCGCAGATCGACTTCTCCAACATCGACGAGATCCGCCGCACGGTGGAGTACTGCAATCAGCTGCCGGTGCACGAGCGGCACCCCTACGGCGGCGACCTGGTCTACACCGCGTTCTCCGGCAGCCACCAGGACGCCATCAACAAGGGCCTGGACCAGATGAAGATCGACGCCGACGCCGCCGACACCGACGTCGAGGACATGCTCTGGCAGGTGCCGTATCTGCCGATCGACCCCAAGGACGTCGGGCGCACCTACGAGGCGGTGATCCGGGTGAACTCGCAGTCCGGCAAGGGCGGGGTGGCCTACATCATGAAGGCCGATCACGGCCTGGCCCTGCCGCGCCGGCTGCAGATCGAGTTCTCCCAGGTGATCCAGAAGATCAGCGAGGGCGAGGGCGGCGAGGTCAGCCCCAAGGAGATGTGGGACGCGTTCTTCGAGGAGTACCTGGCCCCGGTGTGGCCGCTGGAGCGGGTCAAGCAGCGCGTCGACGCCTCCGACGAGGACAGCGGCATCACCAGCATCTCCGCGACGGTCAAGATCAACGGGGAGCAGACCGAGATCAACGGGACCGGCAACGGCCCGCTGGCCGCGTTCGTGCACGCGCTCGCCGGGGTCGGGTTCGACGTGGCGGTGCTGGACTACTCCGAGCACGCCATGAGTTCGGGCGACGACGCGCAGGCCGCCGCGTATGTGGAGGCGTCGGTCAACGGTCGGACGGTGTGGGGTGTCGGCATCGCCCCGTCCATCACCACCGCCTCGTTGCGCGCGGTGGTGTCGGCGGTCAACCGCGCCGCCCGCGCCTGA
- a CDS encoding sensor domain-containing protein, which translates to MTMRITRVCGAVLFVGVAAAGAVALPVAAAHPSEPGVVNYAVLGKGSVGNIVGGPMGWESVFTQPGQSDWVDLPECNNWADIGLPEVFNDPDLASFNGAVTQTSATDQTHLVKQAVGVFATNDAADRAFHRVVDRTVGCSGQTTAIHLDNGSTQVWSFDGGPAGPADENWTKQEAGTDRRCFNQTRLRENVVLQAKVCQSGNAGPAVNVLAGAMQNALGQ; encoded by the coding sequence ATGACCATGCGGATCACGCGGGTTTGCGGGGCGGTGTTGTTCGTCGGCGTGGCGGCCGCGGGCGCGGTCGCGCTGCCGGTCGCGGCCGCCCACCCGTCGGAGCCCGGCGTGGTGAACTACGCCGTGCTGGGCAAGGGGTCGGTCGGCAACATCGTCGGCGGGCCCATGGGGTGGGAGTCGGTGTTCACCCAGCCCGGGCAGAGCGACTGGGTGGACCTGCCGGAGTGCAACAACTGGGCCGACATCGGCTTGCCGGAGGTGTTCAACGACCCCGACCTGGCGTCGTTCAACGGGGCCGTCACCCAGACCTCGGCGACCGACCAGACGCATCTGGTCAAACAGGCGGTCGGGGTGTTCGCCACCAACGACGCCGCGGACCGCGCCTTTCATCGGGTGGTGGATCGAACGGTGGGCTGTTCGGGTCAGACCACCGCGATCCACCTGGACAACGGCAGCACCCAGGTGTGGTCGTTCGACGGCGGCCCGGCCGGTCCCGCCGACGAGAACTGGACCAAGCAGGAAGCCGGCACCGATCGCCGGTGCTTCAATCAGACCAGGCTGCGTGAAAACGTGGTGCTGCAGGCGAAAGTGTGCCAGTCCGGCAATGCCGGGCCCGCGGTGAACGTGCTGGCCGGGGCCATGCAAAACGCGCTGGGTCAATAG
- the egtA gene encoding ergothioneine biosynthesis glutamate--cysteine ligase EgtA, translating into MTFAPSTAAASRPAGGDPAAELRIAELTDSAAVAQYIARGCLADAPLGRVGLEVEAHCHDPQDPCRRPGWDEIAAVLDALPALPGGSRVTVEPGGAVELSGPPADGVLAAIDAMRRDQAVLRPAFAEAGLGLVFLGADPLRPPQRINPGARYRAMERFFATSRSGEAGAAMMTSTASIQVNVDAGPREGWAARVRLAHALGPTMIAMTANSPMLDGDFTGWVSSRQRVWGRMDSARCGPILGASGDDPGTDWARYALKAPVMLVHTPDAEAVTRWVPFADWVDGRVLLGGRRPTVADLEYHLTTLFPPVRPRQWLEIRYLDSVPDTLWPAVVFTLVALLDDPVAAGLAARAVEPVATAWDVAARVGLRDRRLYAAANACLAIAAERAPAELAEPMRRLVRLVEQGRCPGDDFADQVIEHGIAASVSRAARGPQGGP; encoded by the coding sequence ATGACGTTCGCCCCGAGCACGGCGGCGGCTTCGCGGCCGGCCGGTGGCGACCCGGCGGCCGAGCTGAGGATCGCCGAGCTGACCGACTCCGCGGCCGTCGCGCAGTACATCGCCCGGGGCTGTCTGGCGGACGCTCCGCTGGGCCGGGTGGGTCTGGAAGTCGAAGCCCACTGCCACGACCCGCAGGACCCGTGCCGCCGGCCGGGCTGGGACGAGATCGCCGCGGTGCTCGACGCGCTGCCCGCGCTGCCCGGCGGCAGCCGGGTCACGGTGGAGCCGGGCGGGGCCGTCGAGCTGTCCGGCCCGCCGGCCGACGGCGTGCTAGCGGCCATCGACGCCATGCGCCGCGACCAGGCCGTGCTGCGGCCCGCGTTCGCCGAGGCCGGGCTGGGTCTGGTGTTTTTGGGCGCCGACCCGCTGCGGCCGCCCCAGCGGATCAACCCCGGCGCCCGCTACCGCGCCATGGAACGGTTCTTCGCCACCAGCCGCTCCGGCGAGGCGGGCGCGGCGATGATGACATCCACGGCGTCGATTCAGGTCAACGTGGACGCCGGGCCGCGGGAAGGCTGGGCGGCGCGGGTGCGGCTGGCACATGCCTTGGGCCCCACCATGATTGCGATGACGGCCAACTCGCCGATGCTGGACGGCGATTTCACCGGCTGGGTGTCCAGCCGGCAGCGGGTGTGGGGGCGGATGGACTCGGCGCGCTGCGGCCCCATCCTGGGCGCCAGCGGCGACGACCCGGGCACCGACTGGGCGCGCTACGCGCTCAAGGCCCCGGTGATGTTGGTGCACACCCCGGACGCCGAGGCGGTCACGCGCTGGGTGCCGTTCGCCGACTGGGTGGACGGGCGGGTGCTGCTGGGCGGCCGCCGGCCCACTGTCGCCGACCTGGAGTACCACCTGACCACGCTGTTCCCGCCGGTGCGCCCGCGGCAGTGGCTGGAGATCCGCTATCTGGACAGCGTGCCGGACACCCTGTGGCCCGCCGTGGTGTTCACCCTGGTCGCGCTGCTCGACGACCCGGTCGCCGCCGGCCTGGCGGCCCGGGCCGTGGAACCGGTGGCCACCGCCTGGGACGTCGCGGCCCGGGTGGGGCTGCGGGACCGACGGCTGTACGCGGCGGCCAACGCCTGCCTGGCGATCGCCGCCGAGCGGGCGCCGGCCGAACTCGCCGAGCCGATGCGGCGGCTGGTCCGCCTCGTCGAACAGGGCCGGTGTCCCGGCGACGACTTCGCCGACCAGGTCATCGAGCACGGCATCGCGGCGTCGGTTTCCCGGGCCGCGCGCGGCCCGCAAGGGGGGCCGTGA